The genomic stretch CTGGTTTTTGTTCGGATGTGGGGTCGAGCAATTTCATGGCGTGATCTCCTTTGTGATGGATTGGCTGCCTCCCCAACTGCTGATGAGGGCAGAGAATAAGCCCGCGTCTCCGCCTGCGCGGACGATGTGCAATGTGTTGTTGCGAAATTTGGGTATTGTTTCGTTGTCTTTTGTCCGTTGTTTTGAAATGCCTTCAGGGATGCCGCCCGCGCCTGAGAGCAGTTCTGCGACGGGGAGTTGGAGGTACTGATTTAGTGTGTCGCGGAATCGGGTTTTTGACCAGCCTGCGTCTGCATATCGGCGGGTGTGTTCTGGCGATATGACGAGTACGGGTGGCGGGCTATTTGCGTGTTTGGGATGGCCATCGGCTTTGAGGCAGGCGGCGAAGGATCGGCACAGGGCGTTGGGATCTCGGGATGCCTGATCCATGATGGGGGTGACGCCGCTGGCTGCAAAGAGCGAGACTGTGGATGCGTCGGGTGAGAATCCCCTTTCGACGGCGAGGGATTCCCAGGGGGAATCGTCTTCGCGTTCGGCAAAGCAGAAGGTGTATTTGCCCGGGTTGCCGAGCGTGGCGCGATCAATGCCTCCGGGGACGCCGCCGCCGATGTTGCGGATGACGAGTTGAAGGGCGCGTCCGATGGTCGCGTTGGCGCGGTTGCCCTGCCCGAGCGCATTGACCCGCGCGTTCATGCCGATTTCGCGTGTGATCGGTCCGTTGACGACGATCATGGGGCCTGCAAAGAATGTGGTGGCGAGCAGTCCGTGCATGCAAAAGGCCTCTGTGAGTGCGGTTTCAACCGCTGCGAGTACGACGGGGAGATATTCGGGTTTGCATCCGGCGAGGA from Gemmatimonadota bacterium encodes the following:
- a CDS encoding thioredoxin family protein, whose product is MSTHSLIAVVKQDCPTCTLIAPVLRQIGKRDDSLAVYTQDNPDFPTGIANLIDDTGLEHSYRLNIETVPTLLRFENGREVARTVGWHRGDWESVSELSSLGADLPESRPGCGSKSIEPGIAEKLAVQFGETELAARRIEVGALEDEIETCFERSWSDGLPVVPPTEERIMRMLSGTTRSPDELVGIVPPNYNKCTVEKVAINAVLAGCKPEYLPVVLAAVETALTEAFCMHGLLATTFFAGPMIVVNGPITREIGMNARVNALGQGNRANATIGRALQLVIRNIGGGVPGGIDRATLGNPGKYTFCFAEREDDSPWESLAVERGFSPDASTVSLFAASGVTPIMDQASRDPNALCRSFAACLKADGHPKHANSPPPVLVISPEHTRRYADAGWSKTRFRDTLNQYLQLPVAELLSGAGGIPEGISKQRTKDNETIPKFRNNTLHIVRAGGDAGLFSALISSWGGSQSITKEITP